One genomic window of Polyangium aurulentum includes the following:
- a CDS encoding EI24 domain-containing protein has protein sequence MTTPGLPPTALAPHPPPAPPTRPGFSAGLGALFGGYRYLLGTPDIWGLALVPIAVALVLAVVFGGLAVTFAPGLVSSILGEHEGALWAALVVALQILGTALALALALALSFALAKPISGPALERIVRRVEADMGAPGWPPTSFLEDVGRSLQSSLVSFGFGVPLLGLLALVSFFFPPASVVTVPLQLVVTGILIAWDLCDFPLSIRGVSVGKRIDFMRENISSVLGFGVALALLSFLPCTLLLVLPAGVIGAARLTVEIERWEGRRRTS, from the coding sequence ATGACCACCCCCGGACTGCCTCCCACCGCCCTCGCCCCACATCCGCCCCCCGCGCCCCCCACGCGCCCAGGGTTCAGCGCGGGCCTCGGTGCCCTCTTCGGCGGCTATCGCTACCTGCTCGGGACGCCCGACATCTGGGGCCTCGCGCTCGTGCCCATCGCCGTGGCCCTCGTGCTCGCGGTCGTGTTCGGCGGGCTGGCTGTCACGTTCGCCCCGGGGCTCGTCTCCTCGATCCTCGGAGAGCACGAGGGCGCGCTCTGGGCGGCCCTCGTCGTGGCGCTTCAGATCCTCGGCACCGCCCTCGCGCTCGCGCTCGCGCTCGCCCTGTCGTTCGCGCTCGCCAAGCCGATCTCGGGGCCCGCGCTCGAGCGCATCGTCCGCCGGGTCGAGGCCGACATGGGCGCGCCCGGCTGGCCGCCGACGAGCTTCCTCGAGGACGTCGGTCGCTCGCTCCAGTCCTCGCTCGTCTCGTTCGGCTTCGGCGTGCCGCTGCTCGGGCTGCTCGCGCTCGTGAGCTTCTTCTTCCCCCCCGCCAGCGTGGTCACGGTCCCCTTGCAGCTCGTCGTCACGGGCATCCTCATCGCCTGGGACCTGTGCGACTTTCCGCTGTCCATCCGCGGCGTCTCGGTGGGCAAGCGCATCGACTTCATGCGCGAGAACATCAGCTCGGTGCTCGGCTTCGGCGTCGCGCTCGCGCTGCTTTCGTTCCTGCCCTGCACCCTGCTGCTCGTCTTGCCCGCGGGCGTGATCGGCGCCGCGCG